The Lutibacter profundi genome includes a region encoding these proteins:
- a CDS encoding DMT family transporter, producing MITSHLGELFALLTAFFWTTTSLSFQQATRRSGVLSVNVLRLIIAFVIYALISYFSRGMFLPFDASVHQWIWMSLSGIVGFVFGDYFLLKSYEFISARISMLLMSLSAPIAALISWIFLGESMSFISLIAMFITIFGITVVITEKKKLDEEKLGSKNKKFQFSFSPKGMLFAFLGSLGQALGLVLSKYGMQDYNVFAATQIRIIASSIGFVILISLIKRWPKVKQTVKDSISIKFILVGSIFGPFLGVYTSLLSVKYTSVGIASTIMAIIPVLIIPPAILIYKEKVTLKEVIGAFIALTGIGLFFIQ from the coding sequence TTTTGGACTACTACCAGTTTATCTTTTCAACAAGCAACTAGAAGATCTGGTGTTTTATCTGTTAATGTTTTACGCTTAATTATTGCTTTTGTTATTTATGCTTTAATTTCGTACTTCTCAAGAGGTATGTTTTTACCTTTTGATGCTTCTGTACACCAATGGATTTGGATGTCATTATCTGGAATTGTAGGATTTGTTTTTGGGGATTATTTTTTACTTAAATCATACGAGTTTATCAGTGCTAGAATTTCTATGCTACTCATGTCTTTAAGTGCTCCTATTGCTGCTCTTATAAGTTGGATTTTCTTAGGAGAATCAATGAGTTTTATCTCATTGATTGCTATGTTTATAACTATTTTTGGAATTACAGTGGTAATTACCGAAAAAAAGAAACTAGACGAGGAAAAATTAGGATCCAAAAACAAGAAATTTCAATTTTCATTTTCTCCAAAAGGAATGTTATTTGCTTTTTTAGGTTCATTAGGACAAGCTTTAGGATTGGTATTAAGTAAATATGGAATGCAAGATTATAACGTTTTTGCCGCTACCCAAATTAGAATAATTGCCAGTAGTATTGGGTTTGTAATTTTAATTTCATTGATAAAACGATGGCCAAAAGTTAAACAAACCGTTAAAGATTCTATTTCAATAAAATTTATACTAGTTGGCTCTATATTTGGTCCTTTTTTAGGGGTTTATACTTCATTGTTATCTGTAAAATATACAAGTGTAGGAATTGCCTCTACAATTATGGCTATTATTCCTGTGCTAATTATTCCTCCAGCAATTCTAATTTATAAAGAAAAAGTGACTCTAAAGGAAGTTATTGGAGCTTTTATAGCATTAACTGGTATTGGCTTATTTTTTATTCAATAA
- a CDS encoding amidophosphoribosyltransferase — translation MSEAIKHECGIAMVRLLKPLQYYKDKYGTAFYGLNKMYLLMEKQHNRGQDGAGLASIKFDVTPGTRYISRIRSNEDQPIQDIFAQINGRLNKLNEDFPTKIDDVEWQNNNAPYIGNLFLGHVRYGTFGKNSIESVHPFLRQSNWMHKSLIVAGNFNMTNSPRLFNDLIEIGQHPKEMTDTVTVMEKIGHFIDDEVASLYKKIKEEGINKKEASPLIEKRINIKKILKKSAKNWDGGYAMAGLLGHGDAFVLRDPAGIRPAFYYVDDEVVVVASERPVIQTVFNVAIKDIKEIDRGHALIIKRNGSVSMDKIKEQLPKKSCSFERIYFSRGSDADIYTERKNLGKLVFPQVLKKINEDIKNTVFSFIPNTAETSFFGMREAAEDFLNLQKAKIILKGQRSLSVEKVKEILAERPRIEKLAIKDAKLRTFIADDNSRDDLVAHIYDVTYGIVKPTDNLVIIDDSIVRGTTLKQSIIKILDRLNPKKIVIVSSAPQIRYPDCYGIDMAKLGDFIAFRAALALLQETQQNDIVEQVYKDCKQQQLLEDFEITNAVVKIYEPFTNEQISDKIAEMLKTPTINADVEIVYQSVENLHKAIPNHLGDWYFTGDYPTPGGNRVVNDAFINFYEGSNKRAY, via the coding sequence ATGAGCGAAGCTATTAAACATGAATGTGGAATTGCAATGGTTCGGTTATTAAAACCCTTGCAATATTATAAAGATAAATATGGAACGGCTTTTTATGGGTTAAACAAAATGTACTTACTTATGGAAAAACAGCATAATCGCGGTCAGGATGGTGCAGGTTTGGCAAGTATAAAATTTGATGTTACTCCAGGAACAAGATATATTAGTCGTATTCGCTCAAATGAAGATCAACCAATTCAAGATATTTTTGCGCAAATTAATGGCCGTTTAAATAAATTAAATGAAGATTTCCCAACTAAAATTGATGATGTTGAATGGCAAAATAATAATGCCCCTTACATAGGTAATTTATTTTTAGGTCATGTGCGCTATGGTACTTTTGGTAAAAATAGTATTGAAAGCGTACACCCGTTTTTACGTCAAAGTAACTGGATGCATAAAAGCTTAATTGTAGCAGGGAATTTTAATATGACAAATTCTCCAAGATTATTCAATGATTTAATTGAAATAGGTCAACATCCAAAAGAAATGACAGATACTGTTACTGTTATGGAAAAAATAGGTCATTTTATTGATGACGAAGTTGCTAGTTTGTACAAAAAAATTAAAGAAGAGGGTATAAATAAAAAAGAGGCCTCTCCTTTAATTGAAAAGCGAATTAACATTAAAAAAATACTAAAAAAATCTGCTAAAAATTGGGATGGTGGTTATGCAATGGCAGGTTTATTAGGACATGGAGATGCTTTTGTATTACGTGATCCGGCGGGGATTAGACCGGCATTTTATTATGTTGATGATGAAGTTGTTGTGGTTGCTTCAGAAAGACCAGTAATTCAGACTGTTTTTAATGTTGCTATAAAAGATATTAAAGAAATAGACAGAGGCCATGCTTTAATTATTAAGAGAAATGGAAGTGTTTCTATGGATAAAATTAAAGAACAATTACCTAAAAAATCTTGTTCTTTTGAGCGTATTTATTTTTCAAGGGGAAGTGATGCTGATATTTATACTGAACGAAAAAATTTAGGCAAATTAGTATTTCCTCAAGTATTAAAAAAAATAAATGAGGATATTAAAAATACGGTATTTTCATTTATTCCTAACACTGCAGAAACTTCTTTTTTTGGAATGCGAGAAGCAGCTGAAGACTTTTTAAATTTACAGAAAGCTAAAATTATTTTAAAAGGTCAACGAAGTTTATCTGTTGAAAAGGTAAAAGAAATTTTGGCCGAGAGGCCACGTATTGAAAAATTAGCCATAAAAGATGCTAAATTACGTACTTTTATTGCTGATGATAACAGTAGAGATGATTTGGTTGCTCATATTTATGATGTTACTTATGGTATTGTAAAACCAACTGACAATTTGGTAATTATTGATGATAGCATTGTTAGAGGAACCACGTTGAAGCAAAGTATTATTAAAATTTTAGATAGATTAAATCCTAAAAAAATTGTGATAGTCTCATCGGCACCTCAAATTCGTTATCCCGATTGTTACGGAATTGATATGGCTAAATTGGGTGATTTTATAGCGTTTAGAGCTGCATTAGCTTTACTTCAAGAAACACAACAAAATGATATTGTGGAACAAGTTTATAAAGATTGTAAGCAACAGCAATTATTAGAAGATTTTGAAATAACCAACGCCGTTGTTAAAATATATGAACCATTTACCAATGAGCAAATTTCAGATAAAATTGCTGAAATGTTAAAAACACCAACTATTAATGCTGATGTGGAAATTGTTTACCAATCGGTTGAAAATTTACATAAAGCAATTCCTAACCATTTAGGTGATTGGTATTTTACCGGAGATTACCCAACACCGGGAGGGAATCGTGTTGTAAATGATGCTTTTATTAATTTTTATGAAGGAAGTAATAAAAGAGCATATTAA
- a CDS encoding PfkB family carbohydrate kinase, whose product MSKLLIVGTVAFDAIETPFGQTDKILGGAATYISLSASQFGVNSGIVSVVGGDFPKEYLEKLNAKNINTDGIEVIEDGKTFFWKGKYHNDLNTRDTLITDLNVLANFNPIVPENFKDTEFLMLGNLHPSVQMAVIKQIPIRPKLVVLDTMNFWMDNTLNELMEVIAKIDVITINDEEARQLSGEYSLVKAAQKIHKMGPKYVVIKKGEHGALLFNNGDVFFAPALPLEEVFDPTGAGDTFAGGFIGHIAKSGDISFENMKRAVISGSNLASFCVEKFGTERMENITHDEIQKRLLQFKQLTQFEIELS is encoded by the coding sequence ATGAGTAAACTATTAATTGTAGGTACGGTTGCTTTTGATGCTATTGAAACTCCGTTTGGACAAACTGATAAAATTTTAGGTGGAGCAGCAACGTATATTTCGCTTTCAGCTTCACAATTTGGTGTAAATTCAGGAATTGTTTCTGTTGTAGGAGGAGATTTTCCGAAGGAATATTTAGAAAAATTAAATGCTAAAAATATCAATACAGATGGTATTGAGGTTATTGAAGATGGGAAAACATTTTTTTGGAAAGGGAAGTATCATAACGATTTAAACACACGTGATACTTTAATTACAGATTTAAACGTATTGGCAAATTTTAATCCAATAGTTCCTGAAAATTTTAAAGATACTGAATTTTTGATGTTAGGAAATTTACACCCTTCTGTACAAATGGCAGTGATTAAACAAATTCCTATTCGACCAAAATTAGTTGTACTGGATACTATGAATTTTTGGATGGATAATACGTTAAATGAATTGATGGAAGTTATTGCCAAAATTGATGTAATTACCATAAATGATGAAGAAGCTCGCCAATTATCAGGAGAATATTCATTGGTTAAAGCTGCACAAAAAATTCATAAAATGGGCCCTAAATATGTAGTAATAAAAAAAGGAGAACACGGGGCTTTACTATTTAATAATGGAGATGTATTTTTTGCTCCTGCATTACCATTAGAAGAAGTTTTCGACCCAACAGGAGCTGGAGATACATTTGCCGGAGGTTTTATTGGGCATATTGCAAAATCTGGAGATATTTCATTTGAGAATATGAAAAGAGCTGTAATATCAGGCTCTAATTTGGCATCGTTTTGCGTTGAAAAATTTGGAACTGAAAGAATGGAGAACATCACACATGATGAAATACAAAAAAGATTATTACAATTTAAACAACTTACACAATTTGAAATTGAATTAAGTTAG
- a CDS encoding SufE family protein, with the protein MTIKEIQEEIIDEFSMFEDWMERYEYIIDLGKSLPLIDEANKLDENLINGCQSKVWLRSEIKGDKINFTADSDAILTKGIVAILLRVFNNQKPADILAADLFFIDEIGLKEHLSPTRANGLVSMIKQIKLYALAHQSKLS; encoded by the coding sequence ATGACTATCAAAGAAATACAAGAAGAAATTATAGATGAGTTTTCTATGTTTGAAGACTGGATGGAGCGTTACGAATATATAATTGATTTAGGAAAATCACTTCCTCTTATTGACGAAGCCAATAAATTAGATGAAAATTTAATTAATGGATGCCAATCTAAAGTGTGGCTACGCTCAGAAATTAAAGGAGATAAAATTAATTTTACTGCAGATAGCGATGCTATTTTAACCAAAGGAATTGTTGCTATTCTTCTGCGTGTTTTTAACAACCAAAAACCTGCTGATATCTTAGCTGCAGATTTATTTTTTATAGATGAAATTGGGTTAAAAGAGCATCTCTCTCCAACTCGTGCAAACGGGTTAGTTTCTATGATTAAGCAAATTAAATTATATGCCTTGGCACATCAATCTAAATTAAGTTAA
- a CDS encoding DUF59 domain-containing protein, which yields MNSERVQDLGEDIVEMLKTIYDPEIPVDIFELGLIYDVFVSENNDVKILMTLTSPNCPVAETLPVEIEEKVRSIDKVKDVEVEITFDPMWTQDMMSEEAKLELGFL from the coding sequence ATGAATAGTGAACGTGTTCAAGATTTAGGCGAAGATATAGTTGAAATGCTTAAAACCATTTATGATCCCGAAATACCTGTTGACATATTTGAATTGGGTTTAATTTACGACGTTTTTGTTAGTGAAAATAATGATGTTAAAATTTTAATGACTTTAACCTCTCCCAATTGCCCTGTAGCTGAAACTTTACCTGTTGAAATTGAAGAAAAAGTAAGATCAATAGATAAGGTTAAAGATGTTGAGGTTGAAATTACTTTTGACCCAATGTGGACACAAGATATGATGAGCGAAGAGGCTAAACTAGAACTTGGTTTTCTTTAA
- a CDS encoding DUF2480 family protein yields MSTKIINKVANSQLKTIDLEEFYPQGTRTIVDIKDWLFQELILKETDFREHVKKHNWNQYKNHYVALICSSDAIIPSWAYMLISTYISPFAKKIIVGTLRELETSIFQDIISNFNVEDYANKPVIIKGCANKPIPETAYIQLVEKLQPVVKSIMFGEACSTVPLFKKKK; encoded by the coding sequence ATGTCAACAAAAATTATAAATAAAGTTGCAAATAGTCAATTAAAAACAATTGATCTTGAAGAGTTTTACCCTCAAGGGACAAGAACAATTGTTGATATAAAAGACTGGCTTTTTCAAGAACTAATTTTAAAAGAAACCGATTTTCGTGAGCATGTAAAAAAGCACAATTGGAATCAATACAAAAATCATTATGTTGCACTTATTTGCTCCTCTGATGCCATTATTCCATCATGGGCGTATATGTTAATCTCAACATACATTTCTCCATTTGCAAAAAAAATTATTGTAGGAACTTTACGCGAATTAGAAACTTCTATTTTTCAAGATATTATTTCTAATTTTAATGTTGAGGATTATGCAAATAAACCCGTTATTATTAAGGGTTGTGCAAACAAACCTATTCCTGAAACAGCTTATATTCAACTTGTTGAAAAACTACAACCTGTTGTAAAATCAATTATGTTTGGTGAAGCGTGTTCAACGGTTCCTCTTTTTAAAAAGAAAAAATAA